TTCGATGCAGCCCCGGAAGAAATTGAAGCGATCAGTGAAAAATATGGAACAAAATTCAATAAAAATAGGTAATAATAAAAAATTAAGCGATGCATTCAGGTCCTCTTTTTTTCTTCTCTGAGGCTCTCTGTGTTCCTGTTTTTTGGTTACACGGAGTACCACGGAGGAGCACAGAGTACCACAGAAAGGACAAGGATCCGATTCTGAATGCCGATTGAATAAGCTGTTATTGCTAACATTTAACTGAAAAGTAAGTGCTTTATTGAAGAACCAAATAAATCATCGATTCCAATATGGCAATGAAAGCCTGGACATAAAGGAGGTTTCCTTGCAGATACCGGAAAATTTCAAGGCGGGATATGTCGCGCTGGTTGGGAGACCCAATGTTGGGAAATCAACTTTGCTGAATGCGTTACTGGGTACAAAGTTGGCCATTACTTCTCCCAAACCCCAGACCACACGCCATAAAATCCTGGGTGTTCTAACCGGTGAAGACTACCAGATGGTATTTTTAGACACCCCGGGTTTGATTAAGCCTCAGTACGAATTACAGTCCGTTATGGTGA
The genomic region above belongs to Calditrichota bacterium and contains:
- the era gene encoding GTPase Era: MQIPENFKAGYVALVGRPNVGKSTLLNALLGTKLAITSPKPQTTRHKILGVLTGEDYQMVFLDTPGLIKPQYELQSVMVKAAKTAIGDADVVVLMVEASESPNAMDLDILEQLKPLNKPMLLVINKIDLIHKDALLPLMDAYSKAHPFL